TCAAGTTTCTCCCTTCAGCTATAGTTGTTGCTTTTAGCTCCCAAATTGGAGGTAATCCTCTGAGTaccttcctgatcatctcataagtaggaTAAGTCTTTAcaaaagcatttaaagaatttgtgatgtgtgtgaattgaGTGTACATTGATTGTATAGATTCATTTGGagtcattttgaaagcttcatattgACTAGTAAGCATATCAATATGACTATCCTTAAAATCGGTAGTTCCTTCATAAGTgatttctaatttatcccaaattccTTTAGCATTTTTGCAAGCCATGATTCTATTGAATTTATttgcatctaaggcacaatatatgacattcatagcactagcatttaCTTGCAATAACTTCATGTCATCTTCACTCAaatcatcttcagttttaggaacaattttattttcaatggatttcataGGTACATAATCTCCTCTAGCAATAACTCTCCTCACTCTCCAATCCATGTTTTGAAGAAAAATTCTcatttttttgtttccaaaatgtatagttaacaccacaaaagattggagggCTTATAGATGATTGTCCCTCATCCaaaggggatacaccaatataAGCCATGTGatctttataaaaaaatatatttaagccTTTTGTAACAaggatctgataccaattgttagttttggtgaaatcccaagaggggggtgaattggatatttaaaaatacaAGTTAACTATTTTACCTATTCTTCAAATAAATAATATCTCAAGCTTAGGGTTTCTCAATCAATctcaaatgttataaatattcaaacatataagtgcataaatttaaatgagataagggatagagagaaaaaaaaaaaaaaaacatagcgatttttacaaggttcagcgaatcccgcctacgtccttgccttaagaaAATCGCTTGAAGATTTCCACTATCCACTCCTTCAACCAAGGCAAAAATACCTCATATAGTACTCCTTCACTTGTGCGGAGATACCCGTTACCACACTCTTTGTAGGCGAAgctacctctccaaacgatatgccCTCACTTGGCACGGTTCAAAACCCGAACCTCAAAAATACAAATGAGAATaagattttgtgtacaatgaaATGTTTCTTCAAAAGCTAGTTAGTACAATGAAAGAACTtaatgcactctcacaagatatgaatgaagctcaaggagttggtgaaaattttctcaaaattatttttgcaataaatgagagtaaatgaGAGTAGATGATCTTtgattttgttgaccttataggtcataccctattttgattataacaaatactctggtatttaatgtctatcaagtttgtgtgcaggttcatattagcaagatcacttgatggcatatgaagacttaaagactaaagacccagaagattcatttttgttgtaatttatattatgctttattcgggtctgtaatagtaatataggaaaaggtctatgataattgatgtgcatcatgcatgtaggaactacaagttcaaaggccttagaacgaaCCATaagtccctacacatcacttggaaatcgaGAGACCTTAGATAAGATTTCGATCGACTaacgccaggttttttaggctaagttaaaatgcctaaaaccttagaaagaccttaggtccttgtaCTTACAAGTAAGATTTTActcaatatcacatatattatcaggagaattaattaaagtaaaactGAACTTATAGGGTAAAATTAGTGAGGCTCCGGGTGACTGAatagttgtgttcaaaacacatcgggcgactgaaccattgACCAGTCAAAGTGCTGACTTGGTTTCGGATGAGCAAACCAAAAAGAACCTCACCATCCTCGGTGAAACAAACTTGTACCTTGTACTATTCCATCGTCCCCGGGCGCtcaaacttatagttcattttaacctcgggcgaccgaacttggcagtTCAGTAAGCTGAACTATGGTTCAAACGACCAAACCTCGGACAaaatggaaatcgcctttggtcAGCAAATTGAACctaagttcgggcacccgaacttcaaaaatcactttttatgTTGTgtttattcgggcgaccgaaccatgagTCAGGCGCCCGAAACCCTCAAGTTGGCTATTTTTTTTTACCGCTATTAAGAGGGattaaataaggttaattttcttaaatgtttttaaaacaaatttaacaataccctacatatccccaacggtcataattcttcccatctctatatatagggtctCATTTGCTAGATTAAGCAGAGATTAGGGATTTTGATTAGCTAAATTTCCTCTGAATTTTTAAGAGCTATTTCTTTATATCCAAACCCTAATACTCCTCACTTTTACTATTcccttgcaaaatatttttgacttagtatatcttgagagatcctacaaagTTATAACTCTTATTGTGTTTAGTTGTGTGAttattttgattgagagtttagcataAAGTTTTCCTCCCCGGTTTAATTACTAATctttgtgtggggaaaacttggtAGCTTGTGAGTCTTAGAATTTGTATTCCAAGACTCCTaagcttgtattttgatttgtgaagcaaaatatttttacaagctttgattataaatatctcttgtgctaaattgttgagaaaattattttatgagATATTTGTTATTACACTTGTTGGAGatctttgaaaccatacttgtgattgatatactttggtttattgtttcaaatattgtttgaaaatacactcttgcgcttaattgaatattaacataagattgagtgtttagcacacatattgcacagagcttatagttcctatctatttaaggtgcattgattagtgcttgtgcgTAGTGgaacatatatgcttgtgtaagaagcatttgtttgtacgtaaatttttatattgttcgtattccaggcatgggcctgaagaatGAGACTAGCTTTGGcgaatagtctcggattgacttagacccggctAGGAATGTTAGGtgtaccatcttggtaaggtgtagttgtaggttgaggttagccccgttaattgacctggttgtaaacggcgtcgctccacccgttaagtgagttgtAGTGGAAACCCTCTGActtgcgagctgaggtggggacgtaggcagtattggccaaacctcgatatcatatcatgtgtgcactatttatatttccgcaatttatttactgcacatgaatgttatatttaatatatggtgaatgttgcgcatgatttaatctccgcatatcattatctgcgcaattggtgtatgattagaaagaccctaggttgtgttatatagttatctggtttaacctaggaagaaagtttaaattttcaattcaccccaccccccctc
This region of Malania oleifera isolate guangnan ecotype guangnan chromosome 10, ASM2987363v1, whole genome shotgun sequence genomic DNA includes:
- the LOC131166718 gene encoding uncharacterized protein LOC131166718, with translation MDWRVRRVIARGDYVPMKSIENKIVPKTEDDLSEDDMKLLQVNASAMNVIYCALDANKFNRIMACKNAKGIWDKLEITYEGTTDFKDSHIDMLTSQYEAFKMTPNESIQSMYTQFTHITNSLNAFVKTYPTYEMIRKVLRGLPPIWELKATTIAEGRNLKEMTLDELIGSLITYEMMIKKRINE